Proteins from one Ranitomeya variabilis isolate aRanVar5 chromosome 1, aRanVar5.hap1, whole genome shotgun sequence genomic window:
- the LOC143794028 gene encoding uncharacterized protein LOC143794028: protein MTERRSTRPKKEASYKEYVARKTPARRAKPTYKKRRTLKFFLEQAAILPEIGDPNTEVDCRLYTTEEIEASLEMARQGAEKRIPNQEEIDAAVALMDLSRNWEERRAAEQAEKLKMKKKSRKKNDNTSKPPPKKRSKKNSDHQPPS, encoded by the exons atgaccgaaagAAGATCTACCAGACCTAAAAAAGAGGCCAGCTATAAGGAATATGTAGCTAGGAAAACAC CTGCTCGCCGTGCAAAACCGACGTATAAAAAGAGAAGAACACTAAAATTCTTCCTGGAACAAGCCGCCATTCTCCCCGAGATCGGAGATCCCAACACTGAAGTCGACTGCAGACTTTACACAAC AGAGGAGATTGAGGCATCACTGGAGATGGCAAGGCAAGGAGCGGAAAAAAGAATCCCCAACCA AGAAGAGATTGATGCCGCGGTCGCACTGATGGATCTGTCGAGGAATTGGGAGGAGCGCAGAGCAGCCGAGCA GGCAGAAAAGCTCAAAATGAAgaaaaagtcaagaaaaaaaaatgataacaCCAGCAAGCCGCCCCCCAAAAAAAGATCAAAAAAGAATAGTGACCACCAGCCACCATCATAA